A single genomic interval of Halobacillus halophilus DSM 2266 harbors:
- a CDS encoding efflux RND transporter periplasmic adaptor subunit → MKNKRYSKRILGFLIIAFIAANALLIYFDEEGHVERKSYIKEWSESTTSDLQNTLSSEGVFASAKTTPVYFNQDSGAFHEFVAKEGQTVEEGDDLYSYEVEDYAGKEAQLENKQTRLEQEIAALENYIQEIEGYTVPEPENELGEPEQNDPNTENNTNFGSLTPDSPANGETSNRDMETSYAETEFLKKEKIAEQETALAQKEAMAAMVESQLNQLRENGEVITVSSPFSGTVTDTSNDLDEPIITLASPDLNLKGDLKEEHRPEVKPEMPVTMYVPELNMELNGSLSTIQDHPAEVEINESSRYPYEVSVDEVDDKILPGYHAEVEIITKQVDGVVTTLEDGLISEKKSYVWTMNEDGKIDRHEVETGLKENNLVEIQKGLEAGEWVAYQPKDEFRRNSTFFTPLKSQELNVSQIWHSDQESIVNYGLLGLLVR, encoded by the coding sequence ATGAAAAATAAAAGATATAGTAAAAGAATTCTAGGTTTCTTAATAATTGCATTCATAGCAGCCAATGCTCTGCTTATTTACTTTGACGAGGAGGGCCATGTGGAACGCAAGTCCTATATTAAGGAATGGTCTGAGTCGACTACATCGGACTTGCAGAACACCCTGTCTTCTGAAGGGGTTTTTGCATCTGCTAAAACCACTCCTGTTTACTTCAACCAGGATTCCGGCGCTTTTCATGAATTCGTTGCAAAAGAAGGGCAGACCGTTGAGGAAGGCGATGACCTTTATTCTTATGAAGTAGAAGACTATGCCGGTAAGGAAGCGCAGCTTGAGAATAAACAAACCCGTTTAGAACAGGAAATAGCGGCTCTCGAAAATTACATACAAGAGATAGAGGGCTACACTGTACCTGAGCCTGAAAATGAGTTGGGCGAACCAGAACAGAACGACCCGAACACGGAAAATAATACAAATTTTGGGAGCCTCACCCCAGACAGTCCCGCCAATGGAGAAACTAGTAATAGAGACATGGAAACGTCCTATGCAGAAACAGAGTTTCTAAAAAAAGAAAAAATTGCCGAGCAAGAAACTGCCCTGGCTCAAAAAGAAGCCATGGCTGCCATGGTGGAAAGTCAACTTAACCAACTGCGTGAGAATGGAGAGGTCATTACGGTGAGCAGTCCATTCTCAGGGACTGTCACGGATACTTCAAATGATTTGGACGAACCCATTATCACCCTCGCTTCACCAGATCTGAACCTTAAAGGAGATTTAAAGGAAGAACACCGCCCAGAGGTAAAACCAGAAATGCCGGTAACGATGTACGTTCCCGAACTGAACATGGAGCTTAATGGATCTCTTTCAACCATTCAGGATCATCCGGCAGAGGTAGAAATCAACGAAAGCAGCAGGTATCCATATGAAGTCTCGGTGGATGAAGTAGATGATAAGATTTTGCCGGGTTATCATGCTGAAGTAGAGATTATTACAAAGCAAGTTGACGGGGTCGTTACCACTCTTGAGGATGGCCTCATCAGCGAGAAGAAATCCTACGTGTGGACGATGAATGAAGATGGAAAAATCGACCGCCACGAAGTAGAAACAGGGCTTAAAGAAAATAACCTGGTAGAAATACAAAAAGGCTTGGAAGCTGGCGAGTGGGTGGCCTATCAGCCAAAAGACGAGTTTAGAAGGAATTCCACCTTTTTTACTCCTCTCAAGTCTCAGGAGTTGAATGTTTCACAAATATGGCATTCAGATCAGGAGAGTATTGTGAATTATGGATTGCTAGGTTTGCTAGTTCGTTAA
- a CDS encoding MATE family efflux transporter codes for MKEQSQRLGTQPIPKLLADLSIPAMIGMFVMALYNVVDTLFIARGVGILGVSGVSIGFPVMMIMMAVAAAVGIGGASVISRRLGESKPEEANQVFGNVLFTILIISVFGFISAFTIMEPLLKLFGATENILPYAKDYLFPILLGTLFFSFAFTTNNIIRSEGNSRFAMITMIIPAVLNIILDPIFIFGLDMGVKGASVATVISQGTVSVVVLYYFLSGKSSLKIKVPFLRPHLKVLKEVITIGMPAFIRQVSGSGMMIAINFMLIKFGGEFEVGVFGIVQKLAMFTIMPMIGVLQGMQPIIGYNYGANNYDRLKETILLGMKIVTIISFGIFAIMMIFPEGLMHIFTGDTSTIETGAYAIRIMFALAMLIGVQVVSGGLYQALGMAKPAMILSMARQVLFLIPLVLILPYFFGVSGVWLAFPLADLMAFLLSIIFLYKDRDLFFKSKNETPPYETAPTSL; via the coding sequence ATGAAAGAACAGAGTCAGCGTTTAGGTACACAGCCAATACCAAAGCTCCTTGCTGACTTGTCCATCCCCGCTATGATCGGCATGTTTGTTATGGCTTTATACAATGTTGTCGATACCCTGTTCATTGCAAGAGGAGTCGGTATCCTTGGGGTATCTGGCGTGAGTATTGGTTTTCCGGTCATGATGATTATGATGGCAGTTGCAGCCGCTGTAGGAATCGGGGGAGCCTCCGTTATTTCAAGAAGACTCGGGGAGAGCAAGCCTGAAGAAGCTAACCAAGTATTTGGAAATGTGTTATTTACCATACTCATTATCAGCGTGTTTGGTTTTATTAGTGCTTTCACTATTATGGAACCGCTGCTAAAACTTTTTGGAGCTACAGAAAACATTCTGCCATACGCAAAGGATTACCTGTTTCCCATTCTGCTGGGCACATTATTCTTTTCCTTTGCTTTTACAACCAATAACATTATAAGATCCGAAGGTAATTCACGCTTTGCCATGATCACCATGATCATACCTGCTGTGTTAAATATCATTCTTGATCCTATCTTTATTTTCGGACTGGACATGGGTGTTAAAGGGGCTTCGGTCGCTACTGTAATCTCACAGGGGACGGTAAGTGTGGTTGTACTTTACTATTTCCTTAGCGGTAAATCATCTTTAAAGATTAAGGTCCCTTTTTTACGTCCTCACCTGAAAGTACTTAAAGAAGTTATCACCATCGGAATGCCCGCTTTCATTCGTCAGGTATCTGGGAGCGGAATGATGATTGCCATCAACTTTATGCTTATTAAATTTGGAGGGGAATTTGAGGTAGGTGTGTTCGGCATCGTCCAGAAGCTTGCCATGTTTACGATTATGCCGATGATTGGTGTCCTGCAGGGCATGCAGCCTATTATTGGATATAATTACGGTGCTAACAACTATGATCGATTAAAAGAGACCATTCTGCTCGGCATGAAAATTGTGACCATCATATCGTTTGGGATCTTTGCCATTATGATGATCTTCCCAGAAGGACTCATGCATATCTTTACAGGAGATACCTCTACGATTGAAACCGGGGCTTATGCGATACGAATTATGTTCGCCCTCGCTATGCTAATTGGTGTTCAAGTCGTCAGCGGCGGTCTTTATCAGGCGCTTGGGATGGCGAAACCTGCGATGATTTTGTCCATGGCCCGCCAGGTTTTATTCTTAATCCCGCTCGTCTTAATTCTTCCGTATTTCTTTGGTGTTTCCGGTGTATGGCTTGCCTTTCCATTAGCTGATCTTATGGCTTTTCTGCTTTCTATTATCTTTCTATACAAGGATAGGGATTTGTTCTTTAAATCAAAGAATGAGACGCCTCCTTATGAAACGGCCCCGACATCCTTGTAA